The Fusarium falciforme chromosome 4, complete sequence genomic interval ACTGAAATAGAAATACTTGATACAGCTAAATCATGTGAAGGAGCAAACAGAAGATGCCAGCCATCAAGCATCAATAACCCGGAGAGCCCTCTGGATAGTTTCCCTCCCCGTCCTCGCAACGCCCTCAACCCTCAGCCTAAAATCCGGATCCTGCTCGCTCTCTCTGGCCACATTCTCGCTGCGCACGAGATCAAAAGTCTCCTGCACAACATCCAAATACCTCATCGCAGCATCGCGTATCGCACTCTGGGACTCTTCGGCCTTGACGCGGAAAGAGTCTCGAAAGTCCCTCATCAAGTTGGTAAAGAGGTCCTGGTTGGAGAAGGTACACGACATAATGAACTTTCTTCGTCCATCGCTTCCTCTTCCTAGAGATGGTGTTAGTGTGACGTGTGCTGTGAGACTCAGGAGGCATACCATATTCTTGGTTGCATCTTATATATGAAGACTCCATTGCTCTTCCAATGTTGGAGCTTCTAACACCAGTGAGTGAGTCAATCCGAAGGAGTCTGTCTGGTCAGCCACGGCATCTTTAAGTTCAAGTTAACATACCCTAGATCTTTGTCAAACTGTTCGCTGATTCGCTCAATAGAGTCGATAAGAAGCTGTTGTCGTCTGAATAAGGCTTCCATCAATGGCGCAACAGCATCATAATCTTCATCCAATTCGGTTTCTACGCCCATTAGCCACATACCTTTTGACGGGTGGTTCACCTACCGAAACGCTCGGATGCTGCATCCAGCATCGTGTCGACTCCCTGGATGAGGCTGGTTTGTCGTTGCTGGAGACTGCTGCACAGATCCTGCCACGGGTCCTTTACATCCTGGACCATTCCTTCAATGATCTCCTCGTTCCAGTTGTGCCACCCAGCAGCGTCGGTGCAGTGAGCTCCATAATTGCGGCAAAAGGCAGAATATGTCGCTAGATTGTTAGCAATGGAAGAAATACCCTTGATGGAAGCTCACAATGATGCCACTGGAGATGGTCAGTAGTTTGTCGGTGCTATTGAAATGCTAACTTACCCCCTCCCATGCCCTCCCAGCACCCTTTGCCGACTCGCTCCACGAAGGGATTTGTCGACCTTATCCGTTAGCTGTTAGTCAATCGGGGAAGACTTAAACTCACGTCCGTATATTTGTGTCGCAAAGTCCTGATTGAACGAGTGGGCTACACGGTTAACGACGCTTGTACTGGATATAAGGCCCTGCAGCATGTTAGTAACAGTCGGACTCTACCATGGCCTTCGTACCCTCCTCAGTTGTCTCTCCACATCGTCCAGCCTCCTGCAAAGCACCTCACGGCGTTCTTCACTAGCGGTTCTTGCACCAGACTGAACCCACAAGTCTACTTGTGCCAGAAATGCCGGTATCTGGTCCTTGATGTAGCGTGTAGCAATGCGTCGTTGACTGTTTGCCACGATGGAGATGCAGTGCTTACGAACTTGCAGAATTCCACTCAGCTGGAGAAATCGTGCCGAATCGGCCTTGGGCTCATTTCTGTTATCCCAATAGTCTTTGTTGCTGACGCAAAAGATCTTGATTTCGCCAGTGGAAACACGCTCATTGTATTTGCTCCTGAGCTCCTGCGTCACAAACGAGTTGCGAGTTGTAACCAGGTATTCCTTGAGCCTGGGAGAGTTAGCGAATAATCTGGTATGCAGACCAATGACCTACTCAAACTCGTGATTCTTCTTGCGAGCGCTATTCGATGTCAGTCTCGGACCAAAAGCGCGGCTGTAATTGCAAGTACCTGATGTTTCTCTGTCGTGACCAAAGTTCCATTTGCTCCTTCATTTCCTCTTCTGTTAAGTCATCATCTAAAACTCCTTGATAGTCGGAGAgatcttcttcaacttcgTTGGCGTCTCTTTCGTCTGTGGCGATGGCATCCATGAGTTTTTTAATGGCCGTGCCTCGTTGACCTCTCCAGTCCCTGATTGCTTCCTCGGCAAGAATGTCCTATCATAATTAGCATCGGCCACGGGCGGCGAGAGTATACCTACATCAGATCGAGTGCAAACAATGCCGACGTTTGAGAGGCGGGCTCTTCTGGCCAACTCAAACACTTGATGGACACCTTCGTCGGTAACGGCACGGCCGATGTTGCAGATGGCAAAGATCTCGTTGCATGTTAAAAGATACCGCTCCGTGATCGTCCTACGAGCCGAATTTAGATCTCGAAGCCCTAGGAACCATTAGCAATGATCTCCGCAACCATTAGGAGCATACCTGGCAGGTCGACCAAAATCAAGCCTCGACTGAGAATGTGTGCGTTCAGAAAGACCCTATCACGTCAGCTATCTCCATTATGCTCCGGAGATGGATGACAAACTTTGTGCTTCGAATATATGGCCATTGAGCAGGTTGATTGCGCGAGGGTGGTTCCGAAGCTAGCTCCATCAAGGCTTTGGAACAAGCATCCTGCGAAAGCCCAGACTGCTTAGTGATGAAAACCGAAGGTCTTCCCCTCGCAGCCCATTGAAACAGTGTTTCGAGGACATCTTGCTCTGGCCGGTTGATGAGAAAAGCTTCATCAGTCAGCCGACCTCGAAACATGGCTCTAAAGGTGTCTCTGGCGAGGTTGGCGCTGTCCTCCGTGTCCCGTCTCTCGGCGgcatcctccatctcgtcgcTGTGAAGATGGTAGTGCCGGTAAGATTGGAGCATTCCCGTGAGTTGTTCTCGGAGTTCATCCATGGTGAAGAGGTTGACTTCAATATCGAGAGTGT includes:
- a CDS encoding Dynamin-N domain-containing protein, whose translation is MTDIPIASTETESLSNGGPSTPRSSISRLRTPSVSITPPPATRTQATPARSRNGSSQDEVVHGMNTMRLSEQNGVDNLSDVAEAVDRVARGSDSRAVSLTPEPTSSRAGTPRQRRRSRRSSSVVDRLPHNVLDEELPQDAFHSPEFQQAFRDAKQLMSTVESVLGSSSLHNSPESTIRRLHTEAGELARFEYPSTRTVGFVGDSGVGKSSLLNSLLDVKGLARTSNSGEACTCVVTEFHYHNRDTLDIEVNLFTMDELREQLTGMLQSYRHYHLHSDEMEDAAERRDTEDSANLARDTFRAMFRGRLTDEAFLINRPEQDVLETLFQWAARGRPSVFITKQSGLSQDACSKALMELASEPPSRNQPAQWPYIRSTKVFLNAHILSRGLILVDLPGLRDLNSARRTITERYLLTCNEIFAICNIGRAVTDEGVHQVFELARRARLSNVGIVCTRSDDILAEEAIRDWRGQRGTAIKKLMDAIATDERDANEVEEDLSDYQGVLDDDLTEEEMKEQMELWSRQRNISARKKNHEFELKEYLVTTRNSFVTQELRSKYNERVSTGEIKIFCVSNKDYWDNRNEPKADSARFLQLSGILQVRKHCISIVANSQRRIATRYIKDQIPAFLAQVDLWVQSGARTASEERREVLCRRLDDVERQLRRGLISSTSVVNRVAHSFNQDFATQIYGRRQIPSWSESAKGAGRAWEGWHHSTYSAFCRNYGAHCTDAAGWHNWNEEIIEGMVQDVKDPWQDLCSSLQQRQTSLIQGVDTMLDAASERFETELDEDYDAVAPLMEALFRRQQLLIDSIERISEQFDKDLGLLRIDSLTGVRSSNIGRAMESSYIRCNQEYGRGSDGRRKFIMSCTFSNQDLFTNLMRDFRDSFRVKAEESQSAIRDAAMRYLDVVQETFDLVRSENVARESEQDPDFRLRVEGVARTGRETIQRALRVIDA